The Aureitalea marina genome includes a window with the following:
- a CDS encoding class I SAM-dependent methyltransferase, producing the protein MQSEREATRYLQIVDFFRKYGKYNPSILDIGCGDGVLNRRMTDFEFHHFTGVDFSSESIRQAQAMDYPKAEFVTADAIEYQPEQSYDIIIFNEAFYYIPDSKKPAVMDRMLAHLNPDGLLIVSIFREGVGCWEYFKEEPRLAELDFVTVTTDKETTYWKIGAYRLK; encoded by the coding sequence TTGCAAAGTGAACGAGAAGCCACCCGCTATCTGCAGATCGTAGATTTCTTTAGGAAGTACGGGAAGTACAACCCTTCCATCCTGGATATCGGGTGTGGGGATGGAGTGCTTAACAGGCGGATGACGGATTTTGAATTCCATCATTTCACCGGGGTGGATTTCTCCTCAGAATCCATCCGGCAGGCACAAGCCATGGATTACCCTAAGGCCGAATTTGTAACAGCCGATGCCATCGAATACCAGCCGGAACAATCGTACGATATCATCATTTTTAACGAGGCCTTTTACTACATCCCGGATTCTAAAAAGCCAGCCGTCATGGACCGCATGCTGGCCCATCTGAACCCAGACGGATTACTGATCGTTTCCATTTTTCGGGAAGGTGTTGGTTGTTGGGAGTATTTCAAAGAAGAACCCCGCCTGGCCGAACTGGACTTTGTGACCGTGACCACAGACAAAGAGACTACTTATTGGAAGATCGGGGCGTATCGGCTGAAATAA
- a CDS encoding DUF4421 family protein, which yields MNLYLRCVLVLIFVLPISMNLRAQDRISLDSIQAPAVIDSLFIDRNPANYSLRVFTNFKNQSFWFGDGNSTVKYTPNNRFGVGIGMASSKLLIDIAFNLRTDTENPTKRFDLRAFYKTKQHFFDFFFQRYKGFDQRVSGQPTVFRPDVVSVTHGINYLYLFNEKDYQAGPVRRVISKEISTAFSYGAGGFTLLISHQGDQPILGQGIYPENEANGIDRVFGLGAGALGGVGGFFSLGGNFYSSVTFNTGLGLMFKEVEGLDGRSYDPGAWLFQLNGVGVLGYVREQYYLNLSMELGFYGTDITDNLYERLNVAQAKLAFGYKIFKKKREQKLP from the coding sequence ATGAATCTGTACTTGAGATGTGTATTGGTCCTTATTTTCGTGCTACCCATAAGTATGAACCTGAGGGCCCAGGACCGGATCTCCCTGGACAGCATACAAGCCCCGGCTGTGATCGACTCGTTATTCATCGACCGGAACCCGGCCAACTATTCGCTGCGAGTATTTACCAATTTCAAGAATCAGAGCTTCTGGTTTGGCGATGGAAACTCCACGGTCAAGTATACACCCAATAATCGTTTTGGGGTCGGGATAGGGATGGCCTCCTCCAAATTGCTCATCGATATTGCCTTCAACCTGAGAACCGATACAGAGAACCCGACCAAGCGCTTCGACCTAAGGGCCTTTTATAAGACCAAACAGCATTTCTTCGACTTCTTTTTTCAGCGTTATAAAGGGTTCGACCAGCGTGTATCAGGACAACCTACGGTCTTTCGGCCCGATGTGGTCTCGGTCACTCACGGTATCAATTATCTGTATCTCTTTAATGAGAAAGACTACCAGGCCGGTCCAGTCCGCAGGGTGATTTCCAAAGAGATAAGCACGGCCTTTAGTTATGGAGCCGGAGGTTTTACCTTGCTGATCTCCCACCAAGGAGACCAGCCCATATTGGGCCAGGGGATCTACCCGGAGAATGAAGCCAATGGGATAGATCGGGTATTTGGGTTGGGAGCTGGAGCACTGGGTGGTGTAGGTGGTTTCTTTTCCTTAGGCGGGAATTTCTATTCGTCAGTCACGTTTAACACGGGGCTAGGGCTTATGTTCAAGGAAGTGGAAGGCCTGGACGGTCGCAGCTATGATCCCGGTGCCTGGCTCTTCCAATTAAATGGGGTAGGTGTCTTGGGTTATGTCCGGGAGCAGTATTACCTCAATCTTTCCATGGAATTGGGCTTCTACGGCACAGACATCACAGACAATCTCTACGAACGCCTGAACGTTGCCCAGGCCAAGCTGGCCTTTGGGTATAAGATCTTTAAGAAGAAAAGGGAACAGAAGCTTCCTTAG
- a CDS encoding glycosyltransferase family 2 protein yields MQGLGITVVVSTYNNEEWLAKVLEGYKYQTYENFEVMVADDGSRASTKELIDSFRADYPVPLLHVWHEDEGYRRQRILNIAITEANMPYILFTDGDCIPRKDFVETHAKFAEEGYFLSGGYCKLPMDTSKAIVPEDIAAERCFDVKWLKQQGTLKGTQALKLNSGPTVSSLLDFITPTNASFNNCNSSAWKEDLIAINGYDERMQYGGPDRELGERLENYGLKSKQIRHQAIVLHLDHARGYKTKESLDRNLAIRKEVKDQKKVWTEYGIKKG; encoded by the coding sequence ATGCAAGGATTAGGAATAACCGTGGTGGTCAGCACCTACAACAATGAGGAATGGCTGGCCAAAGTATTGGAGGGTTATAAATACCAGACCTATGAGAATTTTGAGGTCATGGTGGCCGACGATGGTTCCAGAGCGTCTACCAAGGAATTGATCGATTCCTTCCGGGCAGATTATCCCGTACCCTTGCTGCATGTTTGGCACGAAGATGAAGGCTACCGACGCCAGCGGATCCTGAATATAGCCATTACCGAGGCCAATATGCCATATATCCTCTTTACGGATGGGGATTGTATCCCACGAAAGGATTTTGTGGAAACCCACGCCAAATTTGCAGAAGAAGGATATTTTCTATCAGGGGGTTACTGCAAGCTGCCCATGGATACCAGTAAGGCCATAGTTCCGGAAGACATTGCCGCGGAGCGCTGTTTCGATGTGAAATGGTTAAAACAGCAAGGTACTCTTAAGGGGACACAAGCGCTAAAGCTGAATTCCGGACCGACTGTATCTAGTCTCCTGGATTTCATCACTCCGACCAATGCCAGCTTCAACAATTGCAACTCCTCGGCCTGGAAAGAGGATCTGATCGCTATCAACGGTTACGATGAGCGCATGCAATACGGAGGTCCTGATAGGGAACTGGGCGAACGCCTGGAGAACTACGGTCTGAAGTCCAAACAAATCCGCCATCAAGCCATTGTTCTACACCTAGATCACGCCCGTGGTTACAAGACCAAAGAGTCTTTGGATCGAAACCTGGCCATCCGCAAAGAAGTTAAGGATCAAAAGAAGGTCTGGACGGAGTATGGGATAAAAAAGGGTTAA
- a CDS encoding glycosyltransferase family 2 protein codes for MSGLTVIIPTFNEEDYLPAALRSVRFADQIIVVDSFSTDRTPEIAKQVTDVFLQREFDNFSAQKNFALEHATGDWILFLDADERITYPLQQEIKSAMESDRYGGYKLNFPHFYMNRFLYHHSNDVLRLVKREGCHYTGLVHEKLHYEGPISKLKNPVLHFTYKGLEHYIRKKESYAWFQAEQLQQKGKKPSLGLMFIKPTYRFFSSYFLKGGFKDGIPGLVISAINAYGVFSRYAKLMLLHRGLR; via the coding sequence ATGTCTGGTTTGACCGTCATCATACCCACCTTCAATGAGGAGGACTACCTCCCGGCGGCTTTACGTTCTGTTCGATTTGCCGATCAGATAATAGTCGTGGATTCTTTCAGTACAGATCGGACACCAGAGATTGCCAAGCAGGTTACCGATGTATTCTTGCAGCGAGAATTCGACAATTTTTCGGCCCAAAAGAATTTCGCCCTGGAACATGCCACGGGGGATTGGATCCTTTTCCTGGATGCTGACGAGCGGATCACCTACCCCCTCCAGCAAGAGATCAAGTCGGCCATGGAGAGTGATCGTTATGGGGGATATAAGTTGAATTTCCCACATTTCTACATGAATCGTTTCCTGTATCATCACAGCAACGATGTGCTTAGATTAGTTAAAAGGGAAGGTTGCCATTACACCGGCCTTGTTCATGAGAAATTGCATTACGAGGGTCCCATTTCCAAGTTAAAGAATCCCGTTCTGCATTTTACGTATAAAGGCCTGGAACATTATATCCGTAAAAAAGAAAGCTATGCCTGGTTCCAGGCAGAGCAACTTCAGCAAAAAGGAAAGAAACCCAGTCTAGGCCTGATGTTCATTAAACCGACATACCGATTCTTCAGTTCCTATTTCTTAAAGGGTGGATTCAAGGATGGTATTCCCGGCTTGGTCATTTCTGCCATTAATGCGTACGGGGTCTTTTCGCGCTATGCCAAATTGATGCTGCTACATAGAGGATTGCGCTAG
- a CDS encoding polysaccharide deacetylase family protein, whose amino-acid sequence MARLPILMYHRVSRSPGKGLTISVDDLRQQLNYLRDNKYQTWHLSELMELDELPSGKHVVITFDDATEDHQELVAPLLTELQLKATFFVPLGHLGKTDSWNKGEVDILSADELRSLDQQLIELAHHSFAHQPFDQMEREEIWADLDQAIQTSVKGQLRLSPAIAYPYGKFPRTSPEFQNFKDILKDKGIKWGLRIGNRVNRFPFKDPYQIQRLDIKGEYSLGRFARKLRFGKFF is encoded by the coding sequence ATGGCCCGACTCCCCATCTTAATGTACCACCGTGTAAGCCGTTCTCCCGGTAAGGGCCTGACCATATCTGTTGATGATCTGCGACAGCAGCTGAATTATTTGAGGGACAACAAGTATCAGACCTGGCATCTGAGCGAGCTTATGGAATTGGATGAGCTGCCTTCCGGCAAGCATGTGGTGATCACCTTTGATGATGCTACGGAGGACCACCAGGAACTGGTGGCACCGCTACTTACCGAATTGCAATTAAAGGCTACCTTCTTTGTGCCACTGGGACATCTAGGGAAAACCGATAGCTGGAACAAGGGTGAGGTTGATATACTTTCGGCCGATGAGTTGCGCTCATTGGACCAGCAGCTGATCGAACTAGCCCACCACTCCTTTGCCCATCAACCTTTTGATCAAATGGAACGGGAGGAAATATGGGCGGACCTGGATCAGGCAATACAAACCTCAGTTAAAGGTCAGTTGCGGTTAAGTCCGGCCATTGCATATCCATATGGGAAGTTCCCACGGACCAGTCCTGAATTCCAGAATTTTAAGGATATACTAAAAGACAAAGGCATCAAATGGGGGCTTCGTATCGGAAACCGGGTGAATCGCTTTCCCTTTAAAGATCCCTACCAAATACAGCGTCTGGACATAAAAGGGGAATACTCCCTGGGTCGGTTTGCACGTAAATTGAGATTCGGAAAATTCTTCTAA
- a CDS encoding glycosyltransferase family 2 protein codes for MDTTQKISALAITFNEAAHIEGFIRSLDFADEIIIVDSYSQDDTVKIAKGFENVKVIQRPFEDFSDQKNFAIQQASHPWVLFFDPDEEVTPPLREEILNAVANPKADAYLVRRQFYFMGKKIRYSGFQTDWVVRLFRAESGRYNGRLVHETLNVRGTTARLRTRVPHHTYTGMDDYTAKLHRYSALQAQMLYERKKRPNLFHFLFRPFYRFWHQYLLRLGILDGKEGFILAYINAFSVFKRYTNLWLLYRKID; via the coding sequence TTGGACACTACTCAAAAAATCTCGGCCCTGGCCATCACCTTTAACGAGGCCGCCCATATAGAAGGATTCATCAGGAGCCTGGATTTTGCCGACGAGATCATCATCGTCGACTCTTACAGCCAGGACGACACCGTAAAGATTGCCAAAGGGTTTGAGAATGTGAAGGTAATTCAGCGCCCATTCGAAGATTTTAGCGACCAGAAGAATTTTGCTATCCAACAGGCCTCCCACCCTTGGGTCCTTTTCTTTGACCCGGATGAGGAGGTCACACCTCCCTTAAGAGAGGAGATCTTAAACGCGGTTGCCAATCCAAAGGCCGATGCCTACCTGGTGCGTAGACAATTCTATTTTATGGGCAAGAAGATTCGCTACAGTGGCTTCCAAACCGATTGGGTGGTCAGGTTGTTTCGGGCAGAAAGTGGACGCTACAACGGTCGGCTTGTTCATGAGACCCTGAATGTAAGGGGCACCACTGCCAGGTTAAGGACCCGTGTACCTCATCACACCTATACCGGCATGGACGACTATACGGCAAAATTGCACCGATATTCTGCCCTGCAGGCGCAGATGCTTTACGAACGGAAAAAACGGCCCAATCTGTTCCATTTTCTTTTCCGACCTTTTTACAGATTCTGGCACCAATACTTACTTCGATTGGGCATTCTAGATGGAAAAGAAGGATTTATCCTGGCTTACATTAACGCCTTTTCAGTCTTTAAACGCTATACCAATCTGTGGTTGCTCTATCGAAAAATTGATTGA